A stretch of the Staphylococcus sp. NRL 16/872 genome encodes the following:
- the comGA gene encoding competence type IV pilus ATPase ComGA, which translates to MKLLFKEIVNKAISKNASDIHFIPAEDEVYIKFRVNDNLELYDTFKLDIYQKLLVYMKFQAGLDVSTQQLAQSGRYTYQAKSLYYLRISTLPLSLGTESCVIRIIPQYFQSKKEYKDFKDFKHLMNKKQGLILFTGPTGSGKSTLMYQMVLYAYEKLNLNVITIENPVEQLLKGITQVSINKKAGIDYINSFKAILRCDPDVILIGEIRDAEVAKCVIQASLSGHLVLSTMHSSNCKGALLRLLEMGISIQEISQAVNLISNQRLITTLSNQRQLVCELINNNQIQYFFEHNNTLPKNFNNLKDKLLMLSKEGTICEEIADKYL; encoded by the coding sequence TTGAAATTATTATTTAAAGAAATTGTAAACAAGGCTATTAGTAAAAACGCAAGTGATATTCATTTTATTCCAGCTGAAGATGAGGTATATATAAAATTTAGAGTGAATGATAATCTTGAATTATATGATACTTTCAAATTAGATATTTATCAGAAATTATTAGTGTATATGAAATTTCAAGCTGGGTTAGATGTATCAACTCAACAACTTGCTCAAAGTGGTCGGTATACCTATCAAGCGAAAAGTTTATATTATTTAAGAATTTCTACGTTACCTTTATCACTAGGCACAGAAAGTTGTGTGATACGAATCATTCCTCAATATTTCCAATCAAAAAAAGAATATAAAGATTTTAAAGATTTCAAACATTTAATGAATAAAAAACAGGGTCTCATTTTATTCACTGGACCTACAGGGTCTGGAAAAAGTACATTAATGTATCAAATGGTTTTATATGCATATGAAAAACTTAATTTAAATGTGATTACGATTGAAAATCCGGTTGAACAATTACTTAAAGGCATTACTCAAGTTTCGATTAATAAAAAAGCTGGCATAGATTATATTAACTCGTTTAAAGCCATTTTAAGATGTGACCCAGACGTAATTTTGATAGGAGAAATAAGAGATGCCGAAGTTGCAAAATGTGTAATTCAAGCTAGTTTGAGTGGTCATTTAGTATTATCGACGATGCATTCAAGCAATTGTAAAGGTGCATTACTTCGCTTATTAGAAATGGGAATCAGTATTCAAGAAATTTCACAAGCTGTGAATTTAATATCCAATCAACGGTTAATAACTACTTTGTCTAATCAAAGACAACTTGTTTGCGAATTGATAAATAATAATCAAATACAATACTTTTTTGAACATAATAATACGTTGCCTAAAAACTTTAATAATTTAAAGGATAAATTATTAATGCTATCGAAAGAGGGAACTATATGTGAAGAAATTGCAGATAAATATTTATAG